In Camelina sativa cultivar DH55 chromosome 16, Cs, whole genome shotgun sequence, a single window of DNA contains:
- the LOC104750268 gene encoding protein WVD2-like 2, producing MGREPVDKYMDKTNSLTASSTGSSDDNKVPSPSTTMEPAEVKECTEQNLVADDDDVHSRQGGMTRTPDDDHKKKLSSSSAKTRATTKTTVPKPFSLSAEKPRRAGFDNHSLGNGASHNSSSASRVSQLNSPLPARKTTDHKKRHHDDEDSFSVASSSATSIRSFKPKITVGVAPTFTSTARLERRREFYQKLEEKQKALETEKRENEKRLKEEQEAVTKQLRKNMAYKANPVPSFYQEGPPPKQPLKKFPLTRPKSPNLNRRKSCSDTLNSSYQEVKGKHCARHRHSVGVYKEEPKANNIPRTPNSSSKDHIRKSTKETPKSEEVHGKFVGKSKSSYDGETDENGAGVVE from the exons ATGGGGAGAGAACCTGTAGACAAATACATGGATAAGACAAATAGTTTGACAGCTAGCTCAACCGGATCTTCTGATGATAATAAAGTCCCAAGCCCGTCGACGACAATGGAACCTGCGGAGGTGAAGGAATGCACAGAGCAGAACCTGGttgcagatgatgatgatgttcatTCTAGGCAAGGAGGGATGACTAGGACACCTGATGATGACCATAAGAAGAAACTAAGCTCATCTTCAGCTAAAACTCGTGCTACCACGAAAACGACTGTTCCAAAGCCGTTTTCTCTGTCGGCTGAAAAGCCTAGAAGAGCAGGATTCGATAATCATTCCTTAGGCAATGGTGCTAGCCACAACTCTTCTTCAGCATCGAGAGTTTCGCAG cTAAATTCTCCTCTACCAGCTAGGAAGACAACAGATCACAAGAAGCGCcatcatgatgatgaagatagTTTTTCTGTTGCTTCCTC ATCTGCTACATCCATAAGAAGTTTTAAACCCAAGATAACAGTTGGAGTTGCTCCAACATTTACTAGCACAGCGAGGCTGGAGAGACGGAGAGAG TTTTACCAGAAATTAGAGGAGAAACAGAAAGCACTTGAgacagagaaaagagagaacgAGAAAAGGCTCAAG gAAGAGCAAGAAGCAGTCACTAAGCAACTCAGGAAGAACATGGCTTACAAAGCTAATCCTGTACCAAGTTTCTACCAAGAGGGTCCTCCACCGAAACAGCCATTGAAAAAG TTTCCTTTGACTCGGCCCAAGTCACCAAACCTTAACCGCAGAAAGAGCTGCAGCGACACACTTAACTCATCATATCAGGAGGTGAAGGGGAAGCATTGTGCTCGACATCGTCACAGTGTAGGCGTTTACAAGGAAGAACCCAAAGCAAACAATATCCCGAGGACACCAAATAGCAGTAGCAAAGACCATATAAGAAAGTCCACAAAGGAAACACCAAAGTCTGAAGAAGTGCATGGAAAGTTTGTGGGAAAGAGCAAAAGTAGCTATGATGGAGAGACAGATGAGAATGGGGCTGGGGTTGTGGAGTGA
- the LOC104750267 gene encoding probable serine/threonine protein phosphatase 2A regulatory subunit B''delta has translation MESTTLDIELLQLPETSPVSMKSNQDFVKKLFDQWLALPETNRLVTSLVNDAKAGVALNVMCGGGSLGSNSGSNSPLASIFPARNGPPLSPRNSTGSPRITRQRTGLSNLSSPLKVVSDHVKELIPQFYFEDGRPPPNELKEQCIAKINSLFYGHEDGLQIQEFTLVTTEICKVPSFFSTSIFKKVDTNNTGFVKREAFIDYWVKGNMLTKEITSQIFTILKQPDHKYLVQDDFKPVLQELLATHPGLEFLQGTPEFQDRYAETVIYRIYYYINRSGNGHLTLRELKRGNLVDAMQHADEEEDINKVLRYFSYEHFYVIYCKFWELDTDHDFLIDKENLIRYSNHALTYRIVDRIFSQVPRKFTSKTEGKMGYEDFVYFILAEEDKSSEPSLEYWFKCIDLDANGVLTRNELQFFYEEQLHRMECMAQEAVLFEDILCQLFDMVKPEDEGYICLNDLKGSKLSGNVFNILFNLNKFMAFETRDPFLIRQERANPTWTEWDRFAHREYIRLSMEEDVEDASNGSAEAWDDSLEVPF, from the exons ATGGAGTCTACAACGCTTGATATAGAGCTGTTGCAGTTGCCTGAGACATCACCAGTGTCGATGAAATctaatcaagattttgttaagaagcTCTTTGATCAATGGCTTGCCCTTCCTGAAACCAATCGCTTG GTTACATCTTTGGTAAATGATGCAAAGGCAGGAGTGGCTTTGAATGTTATGTGTGGAGGAGGCTCTTTGGGCTCGAATTCAGGGTCTAATAGTCCATTGGCTTCAATTTTTCCGGCACGTAACGGGCCTCCTCTTTCTCCAAGGAACTCAACTGGTTCGCCTCGGATCACTAGACAAAGGACTGGTCTTTCTAATCTTAGCTCTCCTCTCAAAGTTGTTTCTGATCATGTCAAAGAGCTCATTCCTCAG TTTTACTTTGAAGATGGTCGCCCACCACCAAATGAACTGAAAGAGCAGTGTATAGCTAAGATCAACAGTCTTTTTTATGGCCATGAGGATGGTTTGCAAATCCAag AATTTACATTAGTCACTACTGAGATCTGCAAGGTTCCATCATTTTTTTCCACCTCCATTTTCAAGAAAGTTGATACCAATAACACTGGTTTTGTGAAAAG AGAAGCCTTCATTGATTATTGGGTTAAGGGAAATATGTTGACAAAGGAGATAACAAGTCAGATATTTACAATACTGAAGCAACCAGATCACAAGTACCTTGTCCAG GATGATTTCAAGCCTGTGCTCCAAGAACTATTAGCAACACACCCTGGTCTTGAATTCTTACAAGGCACACCTGAGTTTCAAGATAGATATG CTGAAACTGTAATATACAGAATATATTACTACATAAACAGAAGTGGGAATGGGCATCTTACCTTGAGAGAGCTTAAGCGAGGAAATCTAGTTGATGCAATGCAGCATGCCGATGAAGAAGAGGACATCAATAAGGTTTTGAG GTACTTCTCGTATGAACATTTCTATGTCATATACTGCAAGTTCTGGGAGCTGGATACAGACCATGATTTCTTGATCGACAAAGAAAATCTCATCCGATATAGTAACCATGCACTCACCTACAGAATTGTCGACCGAATCTTCTCTCAG GTACCGAGGAAGTTTACTAGTAAAACCGAAGGAAAAATGGGATATGAGGACTTTGTTTACTTCATATTGGCCGAAGAAGACAAGTCATCAGAACCTAGTCTTGAGTATTG GTTCAAGTGCATAGATTTGGATGCAAATGGAGTTTTGACGCGGAACGAGCTGCAATTCTTTTACGAGGAACAGCTGCATAGAATGGAGTGCATGGCGCAAGAGGCGGTGCTGTTTGAGGATATTTTGTGCCAATTATTCGACATGGTCAAACCAGAGGACGAAGGGTACATTTGTCTGAATGACTTGAAGGGCTCTAAGCTCTCTGGAAATGTGTTCAACATACTTTTCAACCTCAACAAGTTTATGGCGTTTGAAACTCGCGATCCCTTCCTCATCCGCCAG GAGCGGGCAAATCCAACATGGACGGAGTGGGATCGTTTTGCTCATAGAGAATATATTAGGCTATCAATGGAAGAAGATGTCGAAGATGCTTCTAATGGAAGTGCTGAAGCATGGGACGACTCACTTGAGGTCCCCTTTTGA